One Aphidius gifuensis isolate YNYX2018 linkage group LG5, ASM1490517v1, whole genome shotgun sequence genomic region harbors:
- the LOC122857838 gene encoding glycine receptor subunit alpha-4 isoform X1 — MTRYSLMVLYCLYTLVDMASLHFSEKICEPVLSTELEEWHIKVDSLSSRTIRLSARKRGYRFFPKIEREIEGEEYGRKEVSLSLRDILPINPKAYDKHRAPKFYGQPTVVYFHVTVLSLDSINEESMTYVADIFLAQSWRDSRLRLPENMSEDYRILDVDWLHNIWRPDCFFKNAKKVTFHEMSIPNHYLWLYHDKTLLYMSKLTLVLSCAMKFESYPHDTQICSMMIESLSHTTQDLVFLWNMTDPLVVNPDIELPQLDISNNYTTDCTIEYSTGNFTCIQIVFNLRRRLGYHLFHTYIPSALIVVMSWIAFWIKPEAIPARVTLGVTSLLTLATQNTQSQQSLPPVSYVKAIDIWMSSCSIFVFLSLMEFAVVNNYMGPVATKAMKGYSDEDLRESIDEFKTPMRPESRSRSPTRPLSVQYDTCCAGRATAIYIDKLSRFFFPFSFFILNVLYWTTFL, encoded by the exons ATGACGAGATATTCCTTGATGGTACTCTACTGTCTCTACACCCTCGTCGATATGGCATCCCTTCACTTTTC CGAGAAAATATGCGAACCGGTACTTTCAACGGAGCTCGAAGAATGGCATATTAAAGTTGATAGCCTATCGTCTCGCACAATTCGTCTGTCGGCAAGAAAACGCGGATACAGATTTTTTCCTAAAATCGaaag ggAAATTGAAGGCGAGGAGTATGGCAGAAAAGAGGTATCACTGTCATTGAGGGATATTTTGCCAATAAATCCAAAAGCATATGATAAACATAGAGCACCAAAATTTTATGGACAACCAACAgttgtttattttcatgtcACTGTACTTAGTCTTGACTCAATTAATGAAGAATCAATG ACATACGTCGCTGACATTTTTTTGGCTCAAAGTTGGCGTGATTCAAGGTTGAGATTGCCAGAAAACATGTCAGAAGATTATCGAATACTTGACGTTGATTGGCTGCACAACATATGGAGACCAGATTGTTTCTTTAAAAATGCAAAGAAAGTTACATTTCATGAGATGTCAATACCCAATCATTATCTATGGTTATATCACGATAAAACATTACTCTACATGTCAAA gctAACTTTGGTCCTTTCATGCGCAATGAAATTCGAGTCATATCCTCATGACACACAAATATGTTCCATGATGATTGAAAGTC tttCACATACAACTCAAGATTTGGTATTTCTTTGGAATATGACTGATCCACTTGTTGTTAATCCAGATATTGAATTGCCCCAGcttgatatatcaaataattatacaactgATTGCACAATTGAATATTCAACTGGAAATTTTACTTGCATacaaattgtatttaatttgcGACGTAGACTTGGATATCATTTGTTTCATACATATATACCATCAgcattaattgttgttatgtCATGGATTGCATTTTGGATAAAACCAGAAGCAATACCAGCAAGAGTTACACTTGGTGTAACATCGTTACTTACTCTTG ctacACAAAATACTCAATCTCAGCAATCACTACCACCAGTGTCTTATGTCAAAGCAATTGACATATGGATGTCTTCATGCAGTATATTTGTGTTTCTTTCGTTGATGGAATTTgctgttgttaataattatatggGTCCAGTTGCAACAAAAGCAATGAAGGGATACTCTGATGAAGATCTCCGTGAATCAATTGATGAATTCAAA ACACCAATGAGACCAGAGTCAAGAAGCAGAAGTCCAACACGACCACTCAGTGTTCAGTATGATACTTGTTGTGCAGGAAGAGCAACTGCAAtttacattgataaattatcaagatttttttttcccttttcaTTCTTTATTCTAAATGTACTTTACTGGACAacatttctttaa
- the LOC122857838 gene encoding glycine receptor subunit alpha-4 isoform X3: MTRYSLMVLYCLYTLVDMASLHFSEIEGEEYGRKEVSLSLRDILPINPKAYDKHRAPKFYGQPTVVYFHVTVLSLDSINEESMTYVADIFLAQSWRDSRLRLPENMSEDYRILDVDWLHNIWRPDCFFKNAKKVTFHEMSIPNHYLWLYHDKTLLYMSKLTLVLSCAMKFESYPHDTQICSMMIESLSHTTQDLVFLWNMTDPLVVNPDIELPQLDISNNYTTDCTIEYSTGNFTCIQIVFNLRRRLGYHLFHTYIPSALIVVMSWIAFWIKPEAIPARVTLGVTSLLTLATQNTQSQQSLPPVSYVKAIDIWMSSCSIFVFLSLMEFAVVNNYMGPVATKAMKGYSDEDLRESIDEFKTPMRPESRSRSPTRPLSVQYDTCCAGRATAIYIDKLSRFFFPFSFFILNVLYWTTFL; the protein is encoded by the exons ATGACGAGATATTCCTTGATGGTACTCTACTGTCTCTACACCCTCGTCGATATGGCATCCCTTCACTTTTC ggAAATTGAAGGCGAGGAGTATGGCAGAAAAGAGGTATCACTGTCATTGAGGGATATTTTGCCAATAAATCCAAAAGCATATGATAAACATAGAGCACCAAAATTTTATGGACAACCAACAgttgtttattttcatgtcACTGTACTTAGTCTTGACTCAATTAATGAAGAATCAATG ACATACGTCGCTGACATTTTTTTGGCTCAAAGTTGGCGTGATTCAAGGTTGAGATTGCCAGAAAACATGTCAGAAGATTATCGAATACTTGACGTTGATTGGCTGCACAACATATGGAGACCAGATTGTTTCTTTAAAAATGCAAAGAAAGTTACATTTCATGAGATGTCAATACCCAATCATTATCTATGGTTATATCACGATAAAACATTACTCTACATGTCAAA gctAACTTTGGTCCTTTCATGCGCAATGAAATTCGAGTCATATCCTCATGACACACAAATATGTTCCATGATGATTGAAAGTC tttCACATACAACTCAAGATTTGGTATTTCTTTGGAATATGACTGATCCACTTGTTGTTAATCCAGATATTGAATTGCCCCAGcttgatatatcaaataattatacaactgATTGCACAATTGAATATTCAACTGGAAATTTTACTTGCATacaaattgtatttaatttgcGACGTAGACTTGGATATCATTTGTTTCATACATATATACCATCAgcattaattgttgttatgtCATGGATTGCATTTTGGATAAAACCAGAAGCAATACCAGCAAGAGTTACACTTGGTGTAACATCGTTACTTACTCTTG ctacACAAAATACTCAATCTCAGCAATCACTACCACCAGTGTCTTATGTCAAAGCAATTGACATATGGATGTCTTCATGCAGTATATTTGTGTTTCTTTCGTTGATGGAATTTgctgttgttaataattatatggGTCCAGTTGCAACAAAAGCAATGAAGGGATACTCTGATGAAGATCTCCGTGAATCAATTGATGAATTCAAA ACACCAATGAGACCAGAGTCAAGAAGCAGAAGTCCAACACGACCACTCAGTGTTCAGTATGATACTTGTTGTGCAGGAAGAGCAACTGCAAtttacattgataaattatcaagatttttttttcccttttcaTTCTTTATTCTAAATGTACTTTACTGGACAacatttctttaa
- the LOC122857838 gene encoding glycine receptor subunit alpha-2 isoform X2 translates to MTRYSLMVLYCLYTLVDMASLHFSEKICEPVLSTELEEWHIKVDSLSSRTIRLSARKRGYRFFPKIEREIEGEEYGRKEVSLSLRDILPINPKAYDKHRAPKFYGQPTVVYFHVTVLSLDSINEESMTYVADIFLAQSWRDSRLRLPENMSEDYRILDVDWLHNIWRPDCFFKNAKKVTFHEMSIPNHYLWLYHDKTLLYMSKLTLVLSCAMKFESYPHDTQICSMMIESLSHTTQDLVFLWNMTDPLVVNPDIELPQLDISNNYTTDCTIEYSTGNFTCIQIVFNLRRRLGYHLFHTYIPSALIVVMSWIAFWIKPEAIPARVTLGVTSLLTLATQNTQSQQSLPPVSYVKAIDIWMSSCSIFVFLSLMEFAVVNNYMGPVATKAMKGYSDEDLRESIDEFKVDTNETRVKKQKSNTTTQCSV, encoded by the exons ATGACGAGATATTCCTTGATGGTACTCTACTGTCTCTACACCCTCGTCGATATGGCATCCCTTCACTTTTC CGAGAAAATATGCGAACCGGTACTTTCAACGGAGCTCGAAGAATGGCATATTAAAGTTGATAGCCTATCGTCTCGCACAATTCGTCTGTCGGCAAGAAAACGCGGATACAGATTTTTTCCTAAAATCGaaag ggAAATTGAAGGCGAGGAGTATGGCAGAAAAGAGGTATCACTGTCATTGAGGGATATTTTGCCAATAAATCCAAAAGCATATGATAAACATAGAGCACCAAAATTTTATGGACAACCAACAgttgtttattttcatgtcACTGTACTTAGTCTTGACTCAATTAATGAAGAATCAATG ACATACGTCGCTGACATTTTTTTGGCTCAAAGTTGGCGTGATTCAAGGTTGAGATTGCCAGAAAACATGTCAGAAGATTATCGAATACTTGACGTTGATTGGCTGCACAACATATGGAGACCAGATTGTTTCTTTAAAAATGCAAAGAAAGTTACATTTCATGAGATGTCAATACCCAATCATTATCTATGGTTATATCACGATAAAACATTACTCTACATGTCAAA gctAACTTTGGTCCTTTCATGCGCAATGAAATTCGAGTCATATCCTCATGACACACAAATATGTTCCATGATGATTGAAAGTC tttCACATACAACTCAAGATTTGGTATTTCTTTGGAATATGACTGATCCACTTGTTGTTAATCCAGATATTGAATTGCCCCAGcttgatatatcaaataattatacaactgATTGCACAATTGAATATTCAACTGGAAATTTTACTTGCATacaaattgtatttaatttgcGACGTAGACTTGGATATCATTTGTTTCATACATATATACCATCAgcattaattgttgttatgtCATGGATTGCATTTTGGATAAAACCAGAAGCAATACCAGCAAGAGTTACACTTGGTGTAACATCGTTACTTACTCTTG ctacACAAAATACTCAATCTCAGCAATCACTACCACCAGTGTCTTATGTCAAAGCAATTGACATATGGATGTCTTCATGCAGTATATTTGTGTTTCTTTCGTTGATGGAATTTgctgttgttaataattatatggGTCCAGTTGCAACAAAAGCAATGAAGGGATACTCTGATGAAGATCTCCGTGAATCAATTGATGAATTCAAAGTTg ACACCAATGAGACCAGAGTCAAGAAGCAGAAGTCCAACACGACCACTCAGTGTTCAGTATGA